Proteins encoded by one window of Cloeon dipterum chromosome 4, ieCloDipt1.1, whole genome shotgun sequence:
- the LOC135942241 gene encoding uncharacterized protein LOC135942241 isoform X1: MTQHWWMHWFWVTVVVAVLASGAGCAPQSTHPVYAAVHSQSGGGPTGEYMALLSDLEHPAATNGHDYNDEVDTYGSANLFPVHRVVIATAAAAAASDLPTTYVPLVLAPQEPHPPPTPRQHLVLVTDHSNPPSTTRLAKSFEEMSGGATPILPAMPVQYKNRNPFINEEMQSGRSMAAADSSTTEALPSASSTTEAPPMLEEKMAVEEETSKSTEETNESTPSVVAPTELADVVEGGTHPIPPWIPDEKQEELDSEEQEREHEQIDRITNALVEEESVDEGEAITRGRMQPNEGLGTPSIIAIVVAFVGVIGMAGAAAGFILYKRSLVNKPQTLNDKMSNPDYSSYIDDTLRVSAGKSRSNEAGKGGSRCRQSAGGMVNRGFVSPPYLKDNSEEMYSLDNDSFLNSLEAMTIQNFWTENVKHTKL, from the exons ATGACACAACACTGGTGGATGCACTGGTTTTGGGTGACGG TTGTGGTTGCCGTGCTGGCGAGCGGGGCCGGTTGCGCGCCGCAGTCGACGCACCCTGTTTACGCGGCCGTGCACTCACAATCCGGCGGCGGCCCCACCGGCGAGTACATGGCACTGCTGTCCGACCTGGAGCACCCGGCGGCCACCAACGGCCACGACTACAACGACGAGGTGGACACGTACGGCAGCGCCAACCTGTTTCCGGTGCACCGGGTGGTgatcgccaccgccgccgccgccgccgcctccgactTGCCGACCACCTACGTGCCGCTCGTGCTCGCCCCCCAGGAGCCCCATCCGCCGCCCACTCCGCGCCAACACCTGGTCCTCGTCACCGACCACTCGAATCCACCCTCGACTACCAGACTGGCCAAGTCTTTTGAAG AAATGAGTGGTGGCGCGACCCCGATTCTGCCGGCGATGCCCGTGCAGTACAAGAACCGAAACCCGTTCATCAACGAGGAGATGCAGAGCGGCCGCAGCATGGCCGCGGCCGACAGCTCGACGACGGAGGCCCTTCCGTCGGCCAGCTCGACGACCGAGGCGCCGCCCATGCTGGAGGAAAAAATGGCGGTGGAGGAAGAAACGAGCAAGTCGACGGAGGAAACGAACGAGTCGACGCCGAGCGTGGTGGCACCGACCGAGCTGGCCGACGTGGTCGAAGGGGGCACGCACCCCATCCCCCCGTGGATCCCCGACGAGAAGCAAGAAGAACTGGACAGCGAGGAGCAGGAGAGAGAACACGAGCAAATTGACCGGATCACCAACGCCCTTGTCGAGGAGGAAAGCGTCGACGAGGGCGAGGCCATCACTAGAGGACGCATGCAGCCGAACGAAGGCCTTGGAACTCCATCCATCATTGCCATTGTCGTGGCATTTGTCGGCGTCATCGGCATGGCAG gtgctgctgctgggttCATTTTGTACAAGCGGAGTTTGGTGAACAAGCCGCAGACGCTGAACGACAAGATGAGCAACCCGGACTACAGCAGCTACATTGACGACACGTTACGGGTGAGTGCAGGCAAAAGCAGGTCGAACGAGGCAGGCAAAGGAGGCAGCAGATGCAGGCAGAGCGCCGGCGGCATGGTCAACAGAGGCTTTGTCTCGCCCCCTTACCTCAAG GACAATTCCGAAGAGATGTATAGTCTGGACAAtgactcatttttaaatagtttagaAGCTATGACAATTCAAAACTTCTGGACAGAGAACGTGAAGCATACAAAGttgtag
- the LOC135942241 gene encoding uncharacterized protein LOC135942241 isoform X3 has product MTQHWWMHWFWVTVVVAVLASGAGCAPQSTHPVYAAVHSQSGGGPTGEYMALLSDLEHPAATNGHDYNDEVDTYGSANLFPVHRVVIATAAAAAASDLPTTYVPLVLAPQEPHPPPTPRQHLVLVTDHSNPPSTTRLAKSFEEMSGGATPILPAMPVQYKNRNPFINEEMQSGRSMAAADSSTTEALPSASSTTEAPPMLEEKMAVEEETSKSTEETNESTPSVVAPTELADVVEGGTHPIPPWIPDEKQEELDSEEQEREHEQIDRITNALVEEESVDEGEAITRGRMQPNEGLGTPSIIAIVVAFVGVIGMAGAAAGFILYKRSLVNKPQTLNDKMSNPDYSSYIDDTLRDNSEEMYSLDNDSFLNSLEAMTIQNFWTENVKHTKL; this is encoded by the exons ATGACACAACACTGGTGGATGCACTGGTTTTGGGTGACGG TTGTGGTTGCCGTGCTGGCGAGCGGGGCCGGTTGCGCGCCGCAGTCGACGCACCCTGTTTACGCGGCCGTGCACTCACAATCCGGCGGCGGCCCCACCGGCGAGTACATGGCACTGCTGTCCGACCTGGAGCACCCGGCGGCCACCAACGGCCACGACTACAACGACGAGGTGGACACGTACGGCAGCGCCAACCTGTTTCCGGTGCACCGGGTGGTgatcgccaccgccgccgccgccgccgcctccgactTGCCGACCACCTACGTGCCGCTCGTGCTCGCCCCCCAGGAGCCCCATCCGCCGCCCACTCCGCGCCAACACCTGGTCCTCGTCACCGACCACTCGAATCCACCCTCGACTACCAGACTGGCCAAGTCTTTTGAAG AAATGAGTGGTGGCGCGACCCCGATTCTGCCGGCGATGCCCGTGCAGTACAAGAACCGAAACCCGTTCATCAACGAGGAGATGCAGAGCGGCCGCAGCATGGCCGCGGCCGACAGCTCGACGACGGAGGCCCTTCCGTCGGCCAGCTCGACGACCGAGGCGCCGCCCATGCTGGAGGAAAAAATGGCGGTGGAGGAAGAAACGAGCAAGTCGACGGAGGAAACGAACGAGTCGACGCCGAGCGTGGTGGCACCGACCGAGCTGGCCGACGTGGTCGAAGGGGGCACGCACCCCATCCCCCCGTGGATCCCCGACGAGAAGCAAGAAGAACTGGACAGCGAGGAGCAGGAGAGAGAACACGAGCAAATTGACCGGATCACCAACGCCCTTGTCGAGGAGGAAAGCGTCGACGAGGGCGAGGCCATCACTAGAGGACGCATGCAGCCGAACGAAGGCCTTGGAACTCCATCCATCATTGCCATTGTCGTGGCATTTGTCGGCGTCATCGGCATGGCAG gtgctgctgctgggttCATTTTGTACAAGCGGAGTTTGGTGAACAAGCCGCAGACGCTGAACGACAAGATGAGCAACCCGGACTACAGCAGCTACATTGACGACACGTTACGG GACAATTCCGAAGAGATGTATAGTCTGGACAAtgactcatttttaaatagtttagaAGCTATGACAATTCAAAACTTCTGGACAGAGAACGTGAAGCATACAAAGttgtag
- the LOC135942241 gene encoding uncharacterized protein LOC135942241 isoform X2 yields MGLQTWVVVAVLASGAGCAPQSTHPVYAAVHSQSGGGPTGEYMALLSDLEHPAATNGHDYNDEVDTYGSANLFPVHRVVIATAAAAAASDLPTTYVPLVLAPQEPHPPPTPRQHLVLVTDHSNPPSTTRLAKSFEEMSGGATPILPAMPVQYKNRNPFINEEMQSGRSMAAADSSTTEALPSASSTTEAPPMLEEKMAVEEETSKSTEETNESTPSVVAPTELADVVEGGTHPIPPWIPDEKQEELDSEEQEREHEQIDRITNALVEEESVDEGEAITRGRMQPNEGLGTPSIIAIVVAFVGVIGMAGAAAGFILYKRSLVNKPQTLNDKMSNPDYSSYIDDTLRVSAGKSRSNEAGKGGSRCRQSAGGMVNRGFVSPPYLKDNSEEMYSLDNDSFLNSLEAMTIQNFWTENVKHTKL; encoded by the exons ATGGGGCTTCAGACCTGGG TTGTGGTTGCCGTGCTGGCGAGCGGGGCCGGTTGCGCGCCGCAGTCGACGCACCCTGTTTACGCGGCCGTGCACTCACAATCCGGCGGCGGCCCCACCGGCGAGTACATGGCACTGCTGTCCGACCTGGAGCACCCGGCGGCCACCAACGGCCACGACTACAACGACGAGGTGGACACGTACGGCAGCGCCAACCTGTTTCCGGTGCACCGGGTGGTgatcgccaccgccgccgccgccgccgcctccgactTGCCGACCACCTACGTGCCGCTCGTGCTCGCCCCCCAGGAGCCCCATCCGCCGCCCACTCCGCGCCAACACCTGGTCCTCGTCACCGACCACTCGAATCCACCCTCGACTACCAGACTGGCCAAGTCTTTTGAAG AAATGAGTGGTGGCGCGACCCCGATTCTGCCGGCGATGCCCGTGCAGTACAAGAACCGAAACCCGTTCATCAACGAGGAGATGCAGAGCGGCCGCAGCATGGCCGCGGCCGACAGCTCGACGACGGAGGCCCTTCCGTCGGCCAGCTCGACGACCGAGGCGCCGCCCATGCTGGAGGAAAAAATGGCGGTGGAGGAAGAAACGAGCAAGTCGACGGAGGAAACGAACGAGTCGACGCCGAGCGTGGTGGCACCGACCGAGCTGGCCGACGTGGTCGAAGGGGGCACGCACCCCATCCCCCCGTGGATCCCCGACGAGAAGCAAGAAGAACTGGACAGCGAGGAGCAGGAGAGAGAACACGAGCAAATTGACCGGATCACCAACGCCCTTGTCGAGGAGGAAAGCGTCGACGAGGGCGAGGCCATCACTAGAGGACGCATGCAGCCGAACGAAGGCCTTGGAACTCCATCCATCATTGCCATTGTCGTGGCATTTGTCGGCGTCATCGGCATGGCAG gtgctgctgctgggttCATTTTGTACAAGCGGAGTTTGGTGAACAAGCCGCAGACGCTGAACGACAAGATGAGCAACCCGGACTACAGCAGCTACATTGACGACACGTTACGGGTGAGTGCAGGCAAAAGCAGGTCGAACGAGGCAGGCAAAGGAGGCAGCAGATGCAGGCAGAGCGCCGGCGGCATGGTCAACAGAGGCTTTGTCTCGCCCCCTTACCTCAAG GACAATTCCGAAGAGATGTATAGTCTGGACAAtgactcatttttaaatagtttagaAGCTATGACAATTCAAAACTTCTGGACAGAGAACGTGAAGCATACAAAGttgtag
- the Nt5c gene encoding 5'-nucleotidase domain-containing protein 3 isoform X1, whose translation MAMTCRGLLSRPLRLADSLLRSSARFGRRSLTTTTGTLEEAYQRTKELCLSKKLPRDVKPEAVFACNELDLGEVNVYGFDYDYTLACYKPSLDDLLYELGRTNLINKFKYPKEIADLKYIPNFAVRGLHYDIEKGLLLKLDSFLQIQLGSVYRGLSPVSDEEVLELYKNRIIPIAYVEGTKNSAQVDTLDYVFGPLGVKTKMVQLADLFSVPEMLLLCQVAEFFRAHSLDYHPEILFHDVKTAVQGAHPIMHKIVAENVTEYLECNPNIRRYFQHLAANGKKLFLVTNSPFHFVDKGMRYIVGNDWKNFFDVTIVQARKPKFFTDESRPIRLYDTVSRTQLWDRVTRLEKGKIYFEGTINQLQDMTGWKGHQVLYFGDHPYSDLADVTLQHGWRTGAIISELDHEIKTLNNEKFKKDVNWLQMLTQLIEDCQDREGKEAEATLQQWMQERDMLSQKTKTVFNKQFGSVFRTYQNPSYFSRRLFRFADIYTSSISNLMHYSASHTFYPRRGVMPHEYTSYFV comes from the exons ATGGCGATGACGTGCCGCGGTCTGCTGTCGCGGCCGCTGCGCCTCGCGGACAGCCTCCTCAGGTCGTCTGCTCGATTCGGCAGACGAAGCCTCACCACCACCACGGGCACCCTCGAGGAAGCCTACCAGAGGACTAAAGAACTGTGTCTTT CCAAAAAACTGCCGCGAGATGTGAAGCCAGAAGCTGTGTTTGCCTGCAACGAACTCGACCTGGGGGAGGTGAATGTCTACGGCTTTGACTACGACTACACCCTGGCGTGCTACAAGCCATCCCTGGACGACCTTCTCTACGAACTCGGAAGAACAAATctgatcaacaaatttaag TACCCGAAAGAGATCGCCGATTTGAAGTACATCCCGAATTTCGCGGTGCGCGGTCTGCACTACGACATCGAAAAGGGTCTTCTGCTCAAGCTCGATTCGTTCCTGCAAATCCAGTTGGGCTCGGTGTACCGCGGGCTGTCGCCGGTGTCGGACGAAGAGGTGCTCGAGCTGTACAAAAACCGGATCATCCCGATCGCCTACGTCGAAGGGACCAAGAACAGCGCCCAG GTTGACACCCTCGACTACGTTTTCGGTCCTCTG GGCGTGAAGACCAAAATGGTGCAGCTGGCAGACCTGTTCTCAGTGCCTGAAATGTTGCTTTTGTGCCAAGTGGCCGAGTTCTTTAGAGCGCACAGTTTAGACTACCACCCCGAGATCCTGTTTCACGATGTTAAg ACTGCGGTGCAAGGAGCTCATCCCATAATGCACAAGATCGTCGCGGAAAACGTGACCGAGTATTTGGAGTGCAATCCCAACATTCGCCGATACTTCCAGCACCTGGCCGCGAACGGCAAGAAGCTCTTCCTCGTCACCAACAGCCCCTTCCATTTTGT agaCAAAGGAATGCGCTACATTGTTGGCAACGACTGGAAAAACTTCTTTGACGTGACCATCGTGCAAGCTAGGAAACCAAAGTTTTTCACCGATGAGTCAAGGCCCATTCGGCTTTACGACACCGTCAGTCGCACGCAGCTGTGGGACAGAGTAACAAGActggaaaaaggaaaaatctacTTTGAG gGCACAATCAACCAGCTGCAGGACATGACTGGTTGGAAAGGCCACCAGGTCCTCTACTTCGGAGACCACCCTTACAGTGACCTGGCTGACGTCACTCTGCAGCACGGCTGGCGCACCGGAGCCATCATCAGCGAACTTGAT CATGAAATCAAAACTCTGAACAACGAGAAATTCAAAAAAGACGTGAACTGGTTGCAAATGCTGACGCAGCTGATCGAGGACTGCCAGGACCGCGAGGGCAAGGAGGCGGAGGCAACCCTGCAGCAGTGGATGCAAGAGAGGGACATGCTCAG CCAGAAGACAAAGACGGTGTTCAACAAGCAGTTCGGAAGCGTCTTCCGCACTTATCAAAATCCGAGCTACTTTTCGAGGCGGCTCTTCCGCTTCGCAGACATCTACACCTCCAGCATCAGCAATCTGATGCATTACTCTGCCTCTCACACTTTCTACCCCCGCCGGGGAGTCATGCCTCACGAGTACACATCTTACTTTGTTTAG
- the Nt5c gene encoding 5'-nucleotidase domain-containing protein 3 isoform X2 — translation MAMTCRGLLSRPLRLADSLLRSSARFGRRSLTTTTGTLEEAYQRTKELCLSKKLPRDVKPEAVFACNELDLGEVNVYGFDYDYTLACYKPSLDDLLYELGRTNLINKFKYPKEIADLKYIPNFAVRGLHYDIEKGLLLKLDSFLQIQLGSVYRGLSPVSDEEVLELYKNRIIPIAYVEGTKNSAQKVQNPGVKTKMVQLADLFSVPEMLLLCQVAEFFRAHSLDYHPEILFHDVKTAVQGAHPIMHKIVAENVTEYLECNPNIRRYFQHLAANGKKLFLVTNSPFHFVDKGMRYIVGNDWKNFFDVTIVQARKPKFFTDESRPIRLYDTVSRTQLWDRVTRLEKGKIYFEGTINQLQDMTGWKGHQVLYFGDHPYSDLADVTLQHGWRTGAIISELDHEIKTLNNEKFKKDVNWLQMLTQLIEDCQDREGKEAEATLQQWMQERDMLSQKTKTVFNKQFGSVFRTYQNPSYFSRRLFRFADIYTSSISNLMHYSASHTFYPRRGVMPHEYTSYFV, via the exons ATGGCGATGACGTGCCGCGGTCTGCTGTCGCGGCCGCTGCGCCTCGCGGACAGCCTCCTCAGGTCGTCTGCTCGATTCGGCAGACGAAGCCTCACCACCACCACGGGCACCCTCGAGGAAGCCTACCAGAGGACTAAAGAACTGTGTCTTT CCAAAAAACTGCCGCGAGATGTGAAGCCAGAAGCTGTGTTTGCCTGCAACGAACTCGACCTGGGGGAGGTGAATGTCTACGGCTTTGACTACGACTACACCCTGGCGTGCTACAAGCCATCCCTGGACGACCTTCTCTACGAACTCGGAAGAACAAATctgatcaacaaatttaag TACCCGAAAGAGATCGCCGATTTGAAGTACATCCCGAATTTCGCGGTGCGCGGTCTGCACTACGACATCGAAAAGGGTCTTCTGCTCAAGCTCGATTCGTTCCTGCAAATCCAGTTGGGCTCGGTGTACCGCGGGCTGTCGCCGGTGTCGGACGAAGAGGTGCTCGAGCTGTACAAAAACCGGATCATCCCGATCGCCTACGTCGAAGGGACCAAGAACAGCGCCCAG AAAGTTCAGAACCCG GGCGTGAAGACCAAAATGGTGCAGCTGGCAGACCTGTTCTCAGTGCCTGAAATGTTGCTTTTGTGCCAAGTGGCCGAGTTCTTTAGAGCGCACAGTTTAGACTACCACCCCGAGATCCTGTTTCACGATGTTAAg ACTGCGGTGCAAGGAGCTCATCCCATAATGCACAAGATCGTCGCGGAAAACGTGACCGAGTATTTGGAGTGCAATCCCAACATTCGCCGATACTTCCAGCACCTGGCCGCGAACGGCAAGAAGCTCTTCCTCGTCACCAACAGCCCCTTCCATTTTGT agaCAAAGGAATGCGCTACATTGTTGGCAACGACTGGAAAAACTTCTTTGACGTGACCATCGTGCAAGCTAGGAAACCAAAGTTTTTCACCGATGAGTCAAGGCCCATTCGGCTTTACGACACCGTCAGTCGCACGCAGCTGTGGGACAGAGTAACAAGActggaaaaaggaaaaatctacTTTGAG gGCACAATCAACCAGCTGCAGGACATGACTGGTTGGAAAGGCCACCAGGTCCTCTACTTCGGAGACCACCCTTACAGTGACCTGGCTGACGTCACTCTGCAGCACGGCTGGCGCACCGGAGCCATCATCAGCGAACTTGAT CATGAAATCAAAACTCTGAACAACGAGAAATTCAAAAAAGACGTGAACTGGTTGCAAATGCTGACGCAGCTGATCGAGGACTGCCAGGACCGCGAGGGCAAGGAGGCGGAGGCAACCCTGCAGCAGTGGATGCAAGAGAGGGACATGCTCAG CCAGAAGACAAAGACGGTGTTCAACAAGCAGTTCGGAAGCGTCTTCCGCACTTATCAAAATCCGAGCTACTTTTCGAGGCGGCTCTTCCGCTTCGCAGACATCTACACCTCCAGCATCAGCAATCTGATGCATTACTCTGCCTCTCACACTTTCTACCCCCGCCGGGGAGTCATGCCTCACGAGTACACATCTTACTTTGTTTAG
- the Nt5c gene encoding 5'-nucleotidase domain-containing protein 3 isoform X3, giving the protein MAMTCRGLLSRPLRLADSLLRSSARFGRRSLTTTTGTLEEAYQRTKELCLSKKLPRDVKPEAVFACNELDLGEVNVYGFDYDYTLACYKPSLDDLLYELGRTNLINKFKYPKEIADLKYIPNFAVRGLHYDIEKGLLLKLDSFLQIQLGSVYRGLSPVSDEEVLELYKNRIIPIAYVEGTKNSAQGVKTKMVQLADLFSVPEMLLLCQVAEFFRAHSLDYHPEILFHDVKTAVQGAHPIMHKIVAENVTEYLECNPNIRRYFQHLAANGKKLFLVTNSPFHFVDKGMRYIVGNDWKNFFDVTIVQARKPKFFTDESRPIRLYDTVSRTQLWDRVTRLEKGKIYFEGTINQLQDMTGWKGHQVLYFGDHPYSDLADVTLQHGWRTGAIISELDHEIKTLNNEKFKKDVNWLQMLTQLIEDCQDREGKEAEATLQQWMQERDMLSQKTKTVFNKQFGSVFRTYQNPSYFSRRLFRFADIYTSSISNLMHYSASHTFYPRRGVMPHEYTSYFV; this is encoded by the exons ATGGCGATGACGTGCCGCGGTCTGCTGTCGCGGCCGCTGCGCCTCGCGGACAGCCTCCTCAGGTCGTCTGCTCGATTCGGCAGACGAAGCCTCACCACCACCACGGGCACCCTCGAGGAAGCCTACCAGAGGACTAAAGAACTGTGTCTTT CCAAAAAACTGCCGCGAGATGTGAAGCCAGAAGCTGTGTTTGCCTGCAACGAACTCGACCTGGGGGAGGTGAATGTCTACGGCTTTGACTACGACTACACCCTGGCGTGCTACAAGCCATCCCTGGACGACCTTCTCTACGAACTCGGAAGAACAAATctgatcaacaaatttaag TACCCGAAAGAGATCGCCGATTTGAAGTACATCCCGAATTTCGCGGTGCGCGGTCTGCACTACGACATCGAAAAGGGTCTTCTGCTCAAGCTCGATTCGTTCCTGCAAATCCAGTTGGGCTCGGTGTACCGCGGGCTGTCGCCGGTGTCGGACGAAGAGGTGCTCGAGCTGTACAAAAACCGGATCATCCCGATCGCCTACGTCGAAGGGACCAAGAACAGCGCCCAG GGCGTGAAGACCAAAATGGTGCAGCTGGCAGACCTGTTCTCAGTGCCTGAAATGTTGCTTTTGTGCCAAGTGGCCGAGTTCTTTAGAGCGCACAGTTTAGACTACCACCCCGAGATCCTGTTTCACGATGTTAAg ACTGCGGTGCAAGGAGCTCATCCCATAATGCACAAGATCGTCGCGGAAAACGTGACCGAGTATTTGGAGTGCAATCCCAACATTCGCCGATACTTCCAGCACCTGGCCGCGAACGGCAAGAAGCTCTTCCTCGTCACCAACAGCCCCTTCCATTTTGT agaCAAAGGAATGCGCTACATTGTTGGCAACGACTGGAAAAACTTCTTTGACGTGACCATCGTGCAAGCTAGGAAACCAAAGTTTTTCACCGATGAGTCAAGGCCCATTCGGCTTTACGACACCGTCAGTCGCACGCAGCTGTGGGACAGAGTAACAAGActggaaaaaggaaaaatctacTTTGAG gGCACAATCAACCAGCTGCAGGACATGACTGGTTGGAAAGGCCACCAGGTCCTCTACTTCGGAGACCACCCTTACAGTGACCTGGCTGACGTCACTCTGCAGCACGGCTGGCGCACCGGAGCCATCATCAGCGAACTTGAT CATGAAATCAAAACTCTGAACAACGAGAAATTCAAAAAAGACGTGAACTGGTTGCAAATGCTGACGCAGCTGATCGAGGACTGCCAGGACCGCGAGGGCAAGGAGGCGGAGGCAACCCTGCAGCAGTGGATGCAAGAGAGGGACATGCTCAG CCAGAAGACAAAGACGGTGTTCAACAAGCAGTTCGGAAGCGTCTTCCGCACTTATCAAAATCCGAGCTACTTTTCGAGGCGGCTCTTCCGCTTCGCAGACATCTACACCTCCAGCATCAGCAATCTGATGCATTACTCTGCCTCTCACACTTTCTACCCCCGCCGGGGAGTCATGCCTCACGAGTACACATCTTACTTTGTTTAG